The DNA window CCTCTTGTACTTCTATACTTCTGTCTCTTTGAGATTAATGATACTTATCCTTTTCTTCcatatgtttgttttgtttttcatctgaatcttttgtgtttttgatgttatgacaaaaagggggagaaatatgtgataaatgatctgatttattttatcagttgctgggagaaaggctccacatttctaacagaacttgcaaagttctatgttttttaagtgttgtcTTACagggattgaagatcctctttaaagctcaacatgagaagcaaagagatgaggaaaagcaattctataaagaatcaagctgttggaaattgaagcaagctgagtgctagaaagcttcaagatcagaagcaagaaggaagaatgttcagatattctaatgatagaatatactttcatttctattccttatatgttctgatgcatgtttttagttacaaaatatgctctgaaacattatgtttgtttgctctgatacatattatatgttcggaaacatactctatgttctgattcattcatgctgacgtttgtcgtttagttttgttctgtaacatttcaggatgtagagatgctctgataatgctctggtacattcaacaatgttctgatacaatctagcatgcaatgattcaagaagaaattcaagctctgaatctgtcctatggaagcaagaatcagaagctgtgaatactctaaagatctaggaaattcaagttctgaagctgtcctatggaagcaagaatcagaagctgtgaatgttctgaagatttaagcatatgtgaacgtctctactgaaatgctcagggaagtcttttatttataaaattcttctagtattaatttcagggggagattatttatctcagggggagattgttaatctcagggggagacatattcacacattgtctatatgcttatgctatagctgtgtaattgtctttagccgtctgtcctttctgatcgcaaattcatatcatttatgtatgtttttgtcatcatcaaaaagggggagattgttagaacaagatttgttctgatcaatattcttagttttgatgataacaaggatatgaattttgtatgagataatgtggtactctaataatatgcaatttccgtttcaggaattatacaaagagtatgcacaaaatcagcgtaaGAAGCagtgactcagaaggttcaacatgcaacatcagaacatggtctggcaagacatcagaagatggtcaagcaaaatcagaacatgggtctatggaagcatcagaagaacttgagatcagaagcagaagcactgaagttctcatagtatcacgctcagaagcacttcaaggtcagaagacaagaagatgctctgcaccaagctgtttgactctgatgatattcaaacgttgtttacacaaacatcagatcagaagcaagtactagatggcaggctacgctgactgacaaaaggaacgttagaagctattaaaggcaacgtcagtagacacagcggaaacaaggctcgaggtagttgacaaaagagtgaaacattaaatgcaatgttgtacggattacacaaagcattaaatgctctcaacggtcatcttctcaagttcctataaatatggagttctgatgagaagcaaggttacgaattcttaCGAAgttacgaactctgaaccaacttgcacatacgctgttcaaatcaaaaagctctcaaacttcatcatcaagctcactacattgttgttgtaatatattagtgagattaagcttaaactttaagagaaatatcacagttgtgattatagcttttaataagcattgtaatactattagaatttgtttacattaatttttaaaggactagagtgatcaggttgttgatcagtatactctagcaagtcttagaagttgtctaagcagattgttcctagagtgatcaggttgtgatcaggatactctagaagacttagagagtctctaagtggaaaaccattgtaatcaagtgtgattagtggattaaatcctcaggtgaggtaaatcacttcaagggggtggactggagtagtttagttaacaacgaaccaggataaaaatcattgtgcaaattgtttttatcttacaagttttaaagctacacttattcaaaccccccccccccccgctttctaagtgtttttctttccttgcactaaaactcaattaaacacTATCATAACAGATTTATAAATAAGCAGTGCACAAATAAACTCAAACTATTAAACCAACATCAACTTTGAGAACATAAGGATGtactatcaagaatataacattCTAACATAGACAATTCACACTAAATGGACTATCAAGAATGCAAATTAGTTAGTATCATAAGTTACTTACAGAAGCATCAAATCTCTTCACAATTGTGAGAAGAAAATACCGACCACAGTCTAATTTTTTCTAAAATTCAGCACAAAATTAGAGTAAGTGTATACTGCCATCGTTAGTTTAAACCAGCATCATACGAAATAATAGAAATATGTTAACCTTTGCAATAAAAATCAACATTCAGGTTCTCCCAGGGATTCCTTTCCTCCAAGGGTGTCAAGAAAACCAGAAAGATCAACTTTTGCTTTCTCAATGAAACACAATGCAGAAAGAATCTCCTCCGCTGACGAATAAGAATCACAAATAGTAAGCACAAAATGGTAAGCACAAAAACTCATTAATTTATTGATTGGAAAAGAAAATTGGCAAAACAACTTAGCATAAGTAAAACTGTATAAGATATCATCACTCCAAATCAtcaaaacaaattttattatgaAAGTCACTCGATATAAATTATTCTTCTTTAACATTAATGTAATATTCAGCAAATACAACTATGCATACCAGTAATAATGTACTTCAACCTGTTCGTGAAGCCATTTTTGGAGTTCCAACAACAATTTTGATTGAACCCAACACTGATTCTCCTCTTAGATTTTGATTTTTTAGAGCCGACATAAATCTCTCCACTATTATCATCATAAGTTGTTGTTCCACAATttcaattccaacaaacacaacaCCTCTAATTGTTCAGATAAATCAATTTACTTACATTCATCCATTGTAacagaaaattgagttttagggtttacttgagaaaattggatttcaaCACAAACATAAATTGAAGTAACTAAATCATTGGCTTACCGCTCGAATTTCAATTCCATACTTCTTGAAAAAACAACATCAAAAAGTGAGATAAGAAGAGGAGGAAGGAAGAAGAAAagggagaaggaagaagaagaggagcAGTTCGTGAGAGAGTGAACAACCATTTTTGCATATGGAATAGAAACCGTTATGGGAAGTGAAGTGAAAAGAATAAATgagaaaaaattaagaaaataagtgAAGTATGATGAGTGAGAGTTGGTTGTTAAAGGTGGAAGAGAAACTACCATTACACAAATACGTGAGTTGAAGGATTTTAGAAACAAttaattttggaattttttttacaCTAAAACAGAATGCTTAATTGTTAACCTAGCCACGTGGCATTGTTATGGACTAATAAGGGCAATTATGGGTTTTAATCAACAccaacttttcttatatgatagattaacGCTTCagatttctttatttcatataaaGAGCACCTTACtgaattttttctattatacttAATATGTATAAATTCCATATATGAAAAATCTTATcataattatttttctatttattatactaatatttggtataaataaaaattaacatttttcgattcattttatttttaaaaacttaaataaataataatatttaaatttttagtttgccAAAATCCAAAAGGCAccataaaatttatattaaatgctCACAATTAtagaatttataaatataattttttcccGAAATtgcaattaaataaaacaaaattaatatttagataATAATCTCACATTCTTTGATATTTTTAATCACAtgaatatatagatatatattaatattgtatttttaatcaaatgaacattccaaattatttaaaatatatttattttatgctttaaaATAGATATAATTCTATTCGctgtttatttttaaataatctaTATACAtagtctttaattttttttttaaaatttatgctTTACACTTGGTGTAAGTTTATTCATtgcataattataaatatattgatcTATAATTTAGTTTGATGAGTAAAAGTATAACGtttaatatatgaaaaaatctaaataatcagGTTTAAAAAAACTTTTATCCAAAAAGTCAGGTTTTAGGGAAAAATTACCTATATGACCAGGTTTGGGAGGTGGCCTACACGTAGGAGCCACCTCCCGTGGCGCCAATGTAATATTTCTTCTTCTtatgcgccacctggggtggcgccatAGTTCATCCAGAACTATTAAGCCACATGGGGTGGCGCCATAGTGTAGTTccctttttttttgctttttttttgttattttttaaacttatttttaaaaaaatctattaaataagaaaataagatcAGTGAATTAGTTAACATGAGTGTTCATGGAaaacattcattcattcattaattaaaaggtacattgaaaatcACCAACAGAATGTATTaaaactaaaacatctaagaaaatacaacggttaaaacaatgtcatttggTCCATTCATCATTTGAATGCaatcaatgtcgtattccacATTATCCCAGAAACTTATCGTTGCTCCGGTCACAACATcggcccttgttttaagcctcttgatgcttctgATCTGTTCGTCGGattcgtactccccctctaaaaaagtcatgagagtcctcttgagttgctcgacggaagagatattccaaaacataatcggcatgggaggtttgacgggagAGAATATAACATGTTCgttccttctgcgatactccggTTCAGGTTCGATACACCATGTTAATCTTCGGGGCGGGGGCTCTGTTGTCCagtgacatccatctggcctaatgcgagacattgttgtgtttgtgtttggtgTTTGTGTTTCTATGTGTAAATTCAATCCTAGGAacccctaatttataatagtagtgggtagAAAAGGAGTATTGTTGTGTACTATTTACAAGCACGCCTAACTTGTATGATAAATGTAGGCACACTGATCAATGCCTAACTtgatgggactagacgaaagcatgtgtatttgactgtccaaaataCAGACTTACAGTATGGGTCATGAAGACAGATTCACTACGAGACAAATacataactagttgatttaataagaaataatacaaatacataagtagtacaaatacaaatacaaatacaaatacaaatacataagcagtgcaaatacaaatacaaaatacaaatgaCATACAACTAATTGTTGGTGAAGATGTATTACCACTAAACTTTTTTATGATGCATATAGATGTATTACAATCCATCTTCTttcttaataatatattatattcttttctcctacgcagtttaattggagaccatacttgATGCTAGACCATAAGCCTAACGAGAGTGACCAAGAAGTTTAGACTGCGGTGACACTTATCATAAGGTTCAACATCGTGGAGATGCACCAAGCTGACCTTGTGAGACTCCAGTTTGGCATGCACAAACCAATCCCGGACCCCCCACTGATTTGGGTTGTTGGCATCTAAGAAGAGTCAATTACCAATGGGATCACACAGATTATCATTCATTCGCACCTGAACTTTGTGAGATGTGGAAGCAGTGTCGTCATCGTCTACTATAATTCCCCGTTGCCCTACTCCTGAAGTATCCAATCCCAGACTACGTGAATTGGTATAGAACAGTTACAACCCCCGATATGTATGTGTCAGAACCTTACTACCTACACGACCCCCGCCAACAGCAATACAACCAACGACCACCCCAACAACGCCAATAGAGTCAACAACGTCAACCAAGCCAACATAGCTCTCACGAAACACAGTACTAACACTGTCAAACCTTCGAACACCCTCACCATGAAGAATATCAAACAACGCCAACACCCTACCAAAATCAACCCATCCAACAATAATCATGGGGCTTCACTTAACAACTCCACGACGCCGACCCCTCCACTAGGAAACCCATCCAACATCactcatggggcttcacccaacaaaaCCACGACGTCGGCCCCTCCAATAGGCAACCCAGCCCCGACATGGGTCCAGATGACAAATACGACCTAAACGAGCAAATGATCACTTTACCATACCTCCCAACAatcacaacaccaacaatatggctacaccacaccccaacaatcacaacaccaacaatatggctacaCCCCACCCCAACAAACAATGCCTTTTTTCTAAGGCAACTCAAGCGCTGGGTTTTACCGACCATATGACGCAACCCCACCGCCACGACCAATCTTTTagggcatggggacccgactATTTGACAGTAGGATACAAGACTACATGTCCAACgagcgcatggaggggctaatccGAGGCCTACCTACCCAaacacaacaagaacaaccaaggaCTAGGGGGACAAGGGGGGCTAGGGTGGGTCGTCGAGAACCTTCCCAACGGATTCGAACAATTCCAGATTGTGGAACTGACGGTCCTAGGGATCAGGAATAGAATAATTTTAATGTCTTTTATAAATATTCTCGTTTTTCCCGTATTTGTAATCTTTGTCCCGTATTtctcgtatttgtaatgtttttccTGTATCtcccgtatttgtaatgtttcttccctatttatataattaaacacTACCTCTGCatgtctaattatttatttaatagtttatttttttgaaatatgttaaaacaattaaaaacacaaaaaaaagaaTTGAACAtaggcgccaccccaggtggcttaATAGTTCAAAATGAACTATGATGCCACCCCAGGTGGCTTAATAGTTCAAAATGAACTAtggcgccaccctaggtggcgcATAAGAAGAAGCTTTTGTTAGTTGGCGCCACGGGAGGTGGCTCCTACGTGTAGGCCACCTCCCAAACCTAGTCATTCAAGTAATTTTCCCCAAAACGTGgttttttgtgtaatttttttttaaacctggttatttggattttttttcttaatatataaatctactatttttaagcataaataaatctattataaataaaagcaacattttttattttcgaaTGTTTTACTATTGTGaccaatatattatttatttattacttatattttatttgatctaaaatattaaaaaatgtaaatgattacatatattttaattttgttgatttatttattttcaagttaataaatgttttattttttatcttaaacTATTGTGAccgtttaaaataaaataaaaattattgatttatttagTATATATTAATTTGATAAGAATTTAAAATTATCACCTATATTTTAATCGAGTTGATTTATTTATTAGCAAATTGAAAAAATTTACTTTTGCATATTTTTAAGTTACTagcattttaaataaattttactattctaataataatatgtTAATTATGGTGCTTATTAGATATTGGCAAACTAaacatttattaattatttaattttttataataaaaaatattagactTTATTTATACCAAATTTTAGCATAAGAAAAATTTTAGTCTTTATTTACACCAAATATCaatatactaaataaaaaaataattatgataagattctctatttatgaaatttttaaatattaagtaTAATGGAAAAAATTCAGTAAGATGCTTTTTATATGAAATAGAGAAATCTGAAGCGTTAATTAAATCAGAAGGTTAATATcgttagttctcgtttctcataatagatatcagttctcaccggatacgtttcatatatatatatatatatatatatatatatatatatatatatatatatatatatatatatatatatatatgttattttatgtcaaaattaatatttaatttatgaaaaatgaGTTACAatacattttaatattttaatatattttttaaaataaaagaaaaaatattttttttaaagtcaaAATAAAGACTCATTTATTGTAGGTAAACAATCTATCAAAATAAACAAGATTAAGAGGATGATTCTATCGAAACTGACTTTAAATCATCTCTTCAttagatgatgaagaagaaataaaactattttactaACCCAAAATCTCATTATATTGATAAATTATTGTCACATTGGGTTCTAAATTGACTCAAATACAACATTTATTTAGAGAGAAACAAATGTATTACATGGGTACTTAATGATCCCAAGAATAACAATCCGGTTTCTGCGGAGATTTAACCTTGCATGGCCCTGATTGTGTAATATGCCAATTGCAAGTAGATCCATCTCTCTCTATccaatatattaaaaaatcatgTGTTTCACCCTTCCATTGAAATCTACAAATATAACGCCTTCCATTAGGTTCAAAACTTCTCGGCCAACCAAAAGTAGCACCGGGTTTAAGAACATGAACTCCAAGATCTTCTCTCCCTGGTCTTCCCGATATGCAATGAAGGGTTAAATCTAAATTTCCATTCAAAGAGTTAGTAACATTCACATCATTTTTAATTCCAACAATATCATCAACACATAACAAAATCAACACACACAGTAACATCAAATTTTGAATAAAAGGAGACATTGTCCtttcaaatttaattatttttatgcaaTTGAATAGACAAAGATTAAAATTATGGTTGAGAGAGATACATATATTTATAGGAGGTTTTATGTATAAAGAAGTTAAatgtattaatatttatttattaaatctaatataaaatttataaagtagGTTTAAAAAAGttgtagaataaaaaataaaaaaacataatttttaatctAATCCTATAAGtttatatatgataaaaaaaactcTTATCACTTTTTACACtttatgaaatataaaataattaaaaccatttattttaaatcttCGTAAAGTAATAAAAGGTGCTTTTTTTTTTAGTAACAAGAGGTTATAATACTAGTCAAGTGCTATGGTTTCCGGTAAGAATCAAATTTGGTATTTTTTGAACTTTCATTTTCAACGAGTTTGTTTATCACTCGAGCCCGATTTTTTAGTTAGATGCTACTTAAATATCTTAATTTTAAGACTAATAATGATCTATGAACATAATTAATAATGATCTATGAACATAATTAATAAGTTGATTCGACAATTGAATTGTTGTAATTCCTTCCTGAACCAAAtgtgttttatataaaaaaactaaatttattaaCTAAGTAAATTGAaccaaaattatttattattcaacttaTTAAATTTACGAGTCAAttcgattatatatatatatatatatatatatatatatatatatatatatatatatatatatatatatatatatatatatatatatatatatatatatatatatatatatatatatatatatatatatatatatatatatatgggagcgtatccggtgagaactaatatcttttgtgagaaatgagaactaacGATATTAACCTTCTGATTTAATTAACGCTTCagatttctttatttcatataaaGAGCATTATACTCtgaattttttcttttatacttaataattaaaaattccataaatagagaatcttatcataaatatttatttatttatttatttattatacaaatatttggtataaataattttttttcaattcattttattttaaaaaattaaataaataataatatttaaatttttagtttgccAATATTTAAAAGGCGCTGtaattttataatattgtatTTTAAATCAAATGGACATtccaaattatttataatatttttattttatactttaaaatagtataattctattccctatttattttttaataacctATATACATAGTCTTTAATTTATGCTCTAGACTAAGTGTAATTTTATTCattacataattataaatatattgatcTATACTTATTTTGATGAAAAAAGTATAACATTCTAATATATTTATCTATAATTTTCAAGTATAAATAAATCTTttatatataaaagcatatttttatctttgactaTTTTTCTATTGTGaccattttcaataaaaatatattattgatttattacttatatttttatctgatctaaaatgttaaaaaatgtaaataattacatatattttaattttaatttttttgatttatttattttcaagttaataaatgttttattttttatcttcaaCTTTTGTGAccgttcaaaaaaaaattatttaaatcttACATATATATTAATTTGATAAGAATTTAACACTATAACCTATATTTTAATTGAGTTGATTTATTTATTagcaaatagaaaaaaattacttTCAAATGTTTTTAAGTTACTAgcattttgaataaattttaaataatatgttAATTATGGTGCTTATTAGATATTGGAAAACTAaaaattcattatttatttaattttttttaaaaaaaaatatttgtctcTATTTATAACAAAttgtaatataataaataaaaaataattatgataagATTATCTACTTATGGAATTTTTAATCATTAAGTATAAAGGAAAAACTTCAGAATGATACTCTTTATATGGAATAAAGAAATCTGAAGCACTAATGAAATCAGAAGGTTAATATCattagttctcatttctcaccggatacgctatatatatatatatatatatatatatatatatatatatatatatatatatatatatatata is part of the Vicia villosa cultivar HV-30 ecotype Madison, WI linkage group LG2, Vvil1.0, whole genome shotgun sequence genome and encodes:
- the LOC131652244 gene encoding uncharacterized protein LOC131652244 isoform X2; this encodes MVVSLPPLTTNSHSSYFTYFLNFFSFILFTSLPITVSIPYAKMVVHSLTNCSSSSSFSLFFFLPPLLISLFDVVFSRSMELKFERGEIYVGSKKSKSKRRISVGFNQNCCWNSKNGFTNRLKYIITAEEILSALCFIEKAKVDLSGFLDTLGGKESLGEPEC
- the LOC131652244 gene encoding uncharacterized protein LOC131652244 isoform X1 — its product is MVVSLPPLTTNSHSSYFTYFLNFFSFILFTSLPITVSIPYAKMVVHSLTNCSSSSSFSLFFFLPPLLISLFDVVFSRSMELKFERGVVFVGIEIVEQQLMMIIVERFMSALKNQNLRGESVLGSIKIVVGTPKMASRTAEEILSALCFIEKAKVDLSGFLDTLGGKESLGEPEC